The window TATCGAATCTTACTGCTGATATGAATAATCCCGGTAAAACACACAATAAAGAAAGCTTGGATCAGGccttaaaaatcaaacatggtGGACTGATCTCATGTAATCAGCAGATACCATTAGATGCAATTGCAAAGATTGATAGCAGCACTGCTAAATGCGTGGAACAGAATATTGGCATTTGTTGCAGCTCAAGTAACACATTCAATGGCAAAATCTTGAACCCGTTCTCAATAAGTCAGCGAAGTGGTGATAAAACAAAGTTATGCTCAGAGGGTGGATCATCGCTTACAGATGTGGACAGCAAAAGCACTCAATCTGTCGAACCGCCCACTACAATTTGTAACCATACCAGTGACAGTCTCAATGTGGACAGTTTGTGCTCTGATCAGAGACTGGCTAATTCCACTGCAGGTACCACGGAGAAGGCATCATTTGTATTGCCTGTCCAGATAAAGGTTGATCATTTGTGTGTGGAGCGTAAAAAGGTAGATGTGGCACGGATAAAGGATTTGTTGATGAAGAGGAAGAGACGAAGAGAAAGACAAGGGCGGTGCATTCCTTCAGTTGACCTAAGTGAAGAAGCCTGGATTGAGAGAGAACTTGAGTCTGGTATAGTTTTTAAAAAAGTTGACCATGTTGTTGCATCGTATGATTTAAGTGATGAAGGCTGGATTGAGAGAGAACTGGAATCTGGAATTGTTATTGGACAAAAAAATGACCAGCCTGTATCTTTAGATGGTTTGACTGAAGATGATTGGATTGAGAGAGAGCTTGAGTCTGGGATTATAGTTGAACCAGGACCAGCTGGTAAGAAGCTAAAGTCAAAGCTTCTTTCAGAGGGTCATGAGATAATGAATAGCAGGTGGGAAATAAATGGCAAATCAATGCAAAATCAAGTCACATAGAATATGAGATATCCATACAGATAGGAGCACCATTGTTTACTCGTGTTCTTTATTTGATTGAATTAACTATACACCTCGTGTACTTGAAATGCTAGGGGTGTGCATGGGAAAGATTTTTGTTCTTTGTATAACTAGTAACAGTGGGAATTCACAATTTCAATCTTTAGGTTGTAGGTGCAACTGTACAATAATTAAGTGTAAATGTACAATCCGTCCTTGTTAGCAGCTAATCCTTCATTGTAAACTGTACCTGTCATCAAAACGAAAATAATGTTCTGGTGTACCgggaagctttttttttttttttttaaatctgcAACGACGATTTCTTATTACTGAAATTCAGTGAGATCACGAATCACCAGGAACCTTACAAATTCTGGGATGGGGTCAACCCAAACAAACGATTGACCCGGGTTCCAACTCACCCAAATGAGCAAGTTCGTGAGCAACTTTATTACAAGAACGAGGCGCAAAAGAGACCTCAAAGCTAGCAAACTGAAACTGGAGAAGCGTTTTTATTTCCGTGAAGATTGTAGCACCAGTGGCTAGGTCATGCGATGAGGACTTAATCGCCAAAGCCAGTATGGCCGAGTCAGTCTCAATTTCCACAGCAGATACACCTTGGACCGAGATGGTTAACAGAGCTACCAAGCATGCCCTTGCTTCAGCAGAAATAGCATCATTGACGAATTCGATGCGCCCAGCACCCGCAAACAAAAGCATGACCCTCATCGTTGCGCAAAACAAAACCCCATCCATCTGTTTTGCGATCCGCTTGAAATGCACCATCAATATTAAGTTTGTAAACTCAAGCTAAACGTATGCTATAACTTTGTTGGAGTAGAAGTTGGCCACATTAATGAATCAATCAGAAAGCTACAGTTTTGTTGTTTCCATTATTAAACTGTGGGGTTCGTAAGCCTGATGGCTGTGCTATGTTCAGCTCATGGAATAGCATTCCTTGTGCCCGTTGAACAACTAGATGTTGTGGAGCGCCTAGGGTTGCTAATACCTTTTGTTTGATTATCTTTTTATATCTTTTGTCCGATCATATGTTTATACCTTTTATCCTACTATGTAGTAATCATAAATACATGTTTATGTGCTATATGTAGAATGCAGGACATTGAACACACttcatatatatttcatatatagatatatcttGGTTTCCGTAAGGAACTAGAAACTAACCACGGCTTTGCCGCGCATTAGTATATATAGGCTAGCTCAATTGGATGGACCCAATGCACTGTTAATTATGAAGTCAGGTAAATAAGAATTGATCATAACTAAATATGTAtatccaaaacaaaaaaaagggctACATAATCACAAAATTTTACATTCAACTTACCCGATAATCTAGTTTTACATACCATCAAACTAAGTTGCTTTTGTTACTGACAATGAGAGATCAACTTTGTTTCTCCTTATAAAAAGAATATGAGGTTCATATCAAATAGGTAAAATTTGCAACAGGACATCtgaaaaacgtgtaattagctaggGGACATCGTAAGAACGTGTATTTGCTGTAGGGCATcgtaaaaaactggtaattagccGCTGGACACTGGtgggattattttattatttttggaggaataggagagagaaacaatcATTAAAGACTAGTTTACCCTTGGCTCAAGTTAATCCAACGTGGGCCGCTAAACATTTTCTTTAGTTAGTCTTCACTAATCACGGGCTTAAACACATCTTACATTCTCATCACCAAGCAAAGagcaagagaggagaagaaacgATGGTGGATGTGAAGCACACGGTCTCATTTTTACAGGATCAAACTCTCACTCTCACAATCTCTGAACCTTTTGTCGAATATATGAATAGTTAACTGAAGAACAGAGTAGAACGAGCAGAGTTTTGGCACAGCGAAGTACCCTGCTGCTTTTCTGGTTTCCTAATTATTCTCCTCAATTACAGAGTTTGTTACATGCATAACAGAAAAAACACCCGATTGATCTGGATCCACTACTGACCGTGCCATCCCACGATCCAATTCAGTCCAACCGAAAAACTAGCTAGAAAACAGCTACATGCTAACTGGAAGTAAAACGGCTGCTGACAGATTCTAACACAGCCAACCATATGCAATGCAACTACAGAAACTAGATGCACAAGATTGCATTATTTAGCTAACATCGCAGGCCGCCGCTGACTGCTCGTTCGGCACCGCGTTCGCGCCAATGGT of the Oryza sativa Japonica Group chromosome 2, ASM3414082v1 genome contains:
- the LOC4329229 gene encoding cyclin-T1-2 isoform X2 yields the protein MTIATAIMFCHRFYLYQSLAKNGWQTIATVCIFLASKVEDTPCPLDQVIRVAYGTMYRRDPATARRIHQKDVFEKQKALILTGERLVLTTVRFDFNIQHPYRPLLDAMEKLGISQKEVKQVAWNFVNDWLKTTLCLQYKPQYIAAGSLYLAAKFQNVKLPVHGGHVWWHQFDVAPKPLEAVLQQMREMVHMKAKLFAHPSPAKQKEVLFEGMLLISNSPDSVLTQSSLSVSSSSPEIGDPNDHLQVDSSQDIVHIEDRSKSYPERNLSNLTADMNNPGKTHNKESLDQALKIKHGGLISCNQQIPLDAIAKIDSSTAKCVEQNIGICCSSSNTFNGKILNPFSISQRSGDKTKLCSEGGSSLTDVDSKSTQSVEPPTTICNHTSDSLNVDSLCSDQRLANSTAGTTEKASFVLPVQIKVDHLCVERKKVDVARIKDLLMKRKRRRERQGRCIPSVDLSEEAWIERELESGIVFKKVDHVVASYDLSDEGWIERELESGIVIGQKNDQPVSLDGLTEDDWIERELESGIIVEPGPAGKKLKSKLLSEGHEIMNSRWEINGKSMQNQVT